A region of Candidatus Liberimonas magnetica DNA encodes the following proteins:
- a CDS encoding polysaccharide deacetylase family protein: MYKINLHLVVYRYEIILAIIIFLLTGSFAISSKDQENAFPPMQRYPYKIAVTFDDGPHPKFTQQLLSALKKEDAKATFFIVGEQAVKYPELLKLISNSGHEIESHTMTHPNLKHLTNAQVKNELLLTKAIIKNMTNQDSLYYRPPGGQYNGQTLQIGKTLDLKMALWTDFPKDHEQTDPNIVRERVLSQATDGGVIILHSGMEATVKALPKIIKELKDKGYYFVTLSQLNNCHYKNEIAWLK, from the coding sequence ATGTATAAAATCAATCTGCATTTAGTTGTTTACCGTTATGAAATAATTCTTGCGATAATTATTTTTTTACTGACAGGAAGTTTTGCCATTTCGTCCAAAGACCAGGAAAATGCCTTCCCACCCATGCAAAGATACCCGTATAAAATAGCTGTCACATTCGATGACGGGCCGCACCCTAAATTTACACAACAATTGCTTTCGGCGTTGAAAAAAGAGGATGCTAAAGCCACATTTTTTATTGTGGGAGAACAGGCTGTGAAATATCCTGAGCTGCTAAAATTAATTTCCAATTCCGGCCATGAAATTGAAAGCCACACCATGACCCACCCTAATTTGAAACATCTTACAAATGCACAAGTGAAAAATGAGTTGCTATTAACAAAAGCGATTATAAAAAATATGACTAATCAGGATAGTCTATATTATAGGCCTCCTGGCGGCCAATATAATGGACAAACACTTCAAATAGGAAAAACCTTGGATTTAAAAATGGCTCTCTGGACGGATTTTCCGAAAGATCATGAACAGACTGATCCCAATATTGTAAGAGAGAGAGTCTTGTCTCAGGCAACGGACGGCGGTGTTATCATACTGCATTCGGGTATGGAAGCTACGGTAAAAGCGCTGCCAAAAATAATAAAAGAACTCAAAGATAAAGGATACTATTTTGTAACGCTCTCTCAACTGAATAACTGTCATTATAAAAATGAGATTGCCTGGCTTAAATGA
- a CDS encoding radical SAM protein has protein sequence MIKIVWDFSCYCDYKCEYCFYTGSGWDNIKALHGKDRLALELDELWKAVYEKYGSCKIYFTGGEPFLYPDFVNIIAKISNYHKIHITSNLSQNLDIFIKTISPDKVSLNSTYHPLFTNIEDFSKQVLKLKNEGFVCGVCYLAHPVQLREMLNYKKYLKKLDIDMAVTLFDGNYKGKKYPKDYSKDEIRYLNYVTSWVPGTGIYISGTAEEKIRDNLNAATSNSHNLCNAGYKYASIKFNGDVTPCGRLGEQILGNIYKKDISLFLTPKECPSNFDTCKEFEHTK, from the coding sequence ATGATAAAAATTGTTTGGGATTTCAGCTGTTATTGTGATTATAAATGCGAGTATTGTTTCTACACCGGCTCTGGCTGGGACAATATAAAAGCCCTGCATGGAAAGGATAGGCTTGCCCTGGAATTGGATGAGCTATGGAAAGCGGTCTATGAAAAATACGGCTCCTGCAAGATTTACTTTACAGGAGGGGAACCGTTTTTATATCCGGATTTTGTAAACATAATAGCAAAAATCAGCAATTATCATAAAATACATATCACCTCCAACCTTTCACAAAACCTGGATATTTTCATAAAAACTATCAGTCCGGACAAAGTCTCGTTAAATTCGACTTATCATCCATTATTTACAAACATAGAAGATTTTTCGAAACAGGTCCTGAAGTTAAAAAATGAAGGGTTTGTATGCGGAGTATGTTACCTGGCGCACCCTGTGCAGCTGCGTGAAATGCTCAATTACAAAAAATATCTGAAAAAACTTGATATTGATATGGCTGTTACTCTTTTTGATGGAAATTATAAAGGGAAAAAATATCCTAAAGATTATTCAAAGGACGAAATACGATATTTGAATTATGTTACTTCCTGGGTACCTGGAACGGGAATATACATTTCCGGCACAGCTGAAGAAAAGATAAGAGACAATCTAAATGCCGCCACTTCAAATTCACACAATCTGTGTAATGCTGGATATAAATATGCATCTATTAAATTTAACGGAGATGTAACGCCTTGCGGCAGGCTAGGTGAGCAGATCCTTGGCAACATTTACAAAAAAGATATTTCTTTGTTTCTAACCCCGAAAGAATGCCCGTCGAATTTTGATACCTGCAAAGAATTTGAACATACAAAATAA
- a CDS encoding MiaB/RimO family radical SAM methylthiotransferase: MKKFFMLTNNCLSSNLVTKKVELFFKVNGWSPSKKAEKADIILFNTCAFIKENEDKCFDIIAQFQKVKKKDAIFVVFGCLLKINRTRLIDNFDGIIIDSDSLILLDKLIDADKSIASVTSRQLTTDYAGRKTYNINAASGCLSSCSYCGIKKVFPKLKSLPKNEIVKEFAYALEQGHKKLGLTGGDLWAYGKDLETNLVDLLNEIIKLKGEYKIALWRLNPKWIKEMGSGLMKILESGRIDYISLPVQSGSDRILKAMNRQYKIDGYKDFVKTIRKKCPNILISTDFIVGFPGETNKDFKESLKLVFEMGFDAISVCEFGKIKNTPAWCLKDDVPKHIKRKRNIQLLWAAKTGNRNVKQYSEKQNHSY, from the coding sequence ATGAAAAAATTCTTTATGTTAACCAATAATTGCTTATCGAGCAATTTAGTAACAAAAAAGGTAGAATTGTTTTTTAAAGTTAATGGCTGGTCCCCTTCCAAAAAAGCTGAAAAAGCCGATATAATTTTGTTCAATACCTGTGCGTTCATTAAAGAGAACGAGGATAAGTGTTTCGATATAATCGCTCAATTTCAGAAAGTGAAAAAAAAAGACGCGATATTCGTGGTTTTTGGATGCTTGCTGAAAATAAATAGAACACGCCTTATCGACAATTTTGACGGAATTATTATTGACTCTGATTCACTTATATTACTGGACAAACTCATAGACGCTGATAAATCCATAGCTTCTGTTACCAGCAGGCAACTGACAACTGATTATGCGGGAAGGAAAACCTATAATATCAATGCAGCTTCCGGCTGTCTAAGCAGTTGCAGTTATTGCGGAATAAAAAAGGTTTTTCCAAAGCTTAAGAGCTTGCCGAAAAATGAAATAGTAAAAGAATTCGCTTATGCTCTTGAGCAAGGTCATAAGAAGCTTGGTTTGACTGGTGGAGACCTGTGGGCGTACGGCAAAGACCTAGAAACAAATCTGGTTGATTTATTAAACGAAATTATCAAGCTAAAAGGCGAGTACAAGATCGCTTTATGGCGCTTGAATCCAAAATGGATAAAAGAAATGGGCAGCGGACTCATGAAAATACTTGAATCAGGAAGGATAGATTATATTTCTCTGCCGGTCCAATCCGGGAGTGACAGAATTTTAAAAGCCATGAACAGGCAATATAAGATCGATGGTTACAAAGATTTTGTAAAAACTATCAGAAAAAAGTGTCCAAATATACTTATCAGCACTGATTTTATCGTAGGGTTCCCTGGAGAAACAAATAAAGATTTTAAAGAAAGCCTAAAGCTGGTTTTTGAAATGGGTTTCGATGCTATTTCGGTATGTGAATTCGGTAAAATAAAAAATACACCGGCCTGGTGTTTGAAAGATGATGTCCCGAAGCACATAAAGAGAAAAAGAAATATACAATTATTATGGGCTGCAAAAACCGGTAATAGGAATGTAAAACAATATTCTGAAAAACAAAATCACTCTTATTGA
- a CDS encoding signal peptidase I — MKPIKIADSINDMHSELNASKGLSIHKTAGSSMLFLISPGDNLIIKNVNPKLIKIGDIIAWKDPYCKDANIAHRIIYKTLNKNGALFLTKGDFNFLPDKKYVAQEHVLGKVVVIRKIFPTTDINIEKGLGQLMSYLFFLLTTAIKLLLLPYFAFIYSYNLFHDTRRIIHLYTDKLFNYNIVIDIDSWIKQKQMFSPLTDSPGIIQGRKIGDISFGSGYSEEAMSLIRNNIKVECIDISEIHTYSDKFEYLIASNNNPFSFFTLSHDYIRSIYNAVKPNGSLLFTIIRAYNGLDKKEVTVIDRFYRKFINLIYHIDMPINKIVNIFVMAGFKNIAYKTEDQFYYIHATK, encoded by the coding sequence ATGAAACCAATTAAAATAGCTGATAGCATAAACGATATGCACTCTGAATTAAATGCTTCCAAAGGCCTTTCAATCCACAAAACTGCCGGCAGTAGTATGCTGTTTCTAATATCTCCCGGAGACAATCTTATCATTAAGAACGTCAATCCTAAATTAATTAAAATTGGAGATATTATTGCCTGGAAAGACCCCTATTGCAAGGATGCCAATATCGCTCATAGGATTATTTATAAAACATTGAATAAAAACGGGGCCTTATTTCTTACAAAAGGCGATTTTAATTTCCTCCCGGATAAAAAATACGTCGCCCAAGAACATGTCCTAGGCAAAGTAGTTGTTATAAGAAAAATATTCCCAACAACAGACATAAACATTGAAAAAGGCTTAGGCCAATTGATGAGTTATTTATTTTTCTTGTTGACAACGGCGATTAAGTTGCTGCTGCTGCCTTACTTTGCTTTTATCTACTCATATAATCTATTCCATGACACCAGGAGAATAATTCACTTATACACGGATAAGTTGTTTAATTACAATATAGTAATTGATATAGATAGCTGGATAAAACAAAAACAAATGTTCTCCCCATTAACGGATTCCCCCGGGATAATTCAAGGAAGAAAAATAGGAGACATTAGTTTTGGCAGTGGTTATTCCGAAGAAGCCATGTCTCTGATAAGAAATAACATCAAAGTTGAATGTATCGATATTTCCGAAATACACACTTACAGTGATAAATTTGAATATCTCATTGCATCAAATAATAACCCTTTCTCCTTTTTCACATTATCGCACGATTATATACGGTCAATTTATAATGCTGTTAAACCCAATGGCAGTTTGCTTTTTACAATTATTCGCGCTTATAATGGTCTTGACAAAAAAGAAGTTACTGTGATAGACAGATTTTACAGAAAATTCATAAATTTAATTTACCATATCGATATGCCGATAAATAAAATAGTGAATATATTTGTTATGGCCGGCTTTAAGAATATAGCTTATAAAACCGAAGATCAGTTTTACTATATACATGCTACTAAATAA
- the thrC gene encoding threonine synthase → MEHKGIIQTYKEFLPVTEKTPVITLLEGNTPLIKAVNLGKRIGFYGEIYFKYEGMNPTGSFKDRGMTMAVSKAVESGSKAVICASTGNTSASASAYAARAGIKCVVLIPHGNIALGKLSQALIHGADVLSIDGNFDVALNIVLELSRDYPLTLVNSLNPYRIEGQKTAAFEICDVLGKAPDYQFMPVGNAGNITAYWRGYKEYNDKKKSGLPKMMGFQASGSAPIVLGHPVEKPETIATAIRIGNPASWKSAVAARDESRGVIDMVTDEEIIEAYKLLANTEGVFAEPASAASVAGLIKCMKKHIFKNTEDLKVTCILTGHGLKDPDRAIKCAAEPKKVKADIKQILKAIGM, encoded by the coding sequence ATGGAGCATAAAGGGATCATTCAGACTTATAAAGAGTTTCTGCCGGTTACGGAAAAAACTCCGGTAATTACGCTACTTGAGGGCAATACTCCTTTAATAAAAGCCGTTAATCTCGGGAAAAGGATCGGTTTCTATGGCGAAATTTACTTTAAATATGAAGGCATGAACCCTACAGGTTCTTTTAAAGACCGCGGAATGACCATGGCGGTGTCCAAAGCAGTCGAAAGCGGAAGTAAAGCCGTTATATGTGCATCTACAGGAAATACTTCTGCATCGGCCTCGGCGTATGCCGCAAGAGCAGGCATAAAATGCGTAGTATTGATACCTCACGGGAACATCGCTCTTGGAAAACTATCGCAGGCGCTTATTCACGGTGCCGATGTCCTTTCTATTGACGGTAATTTTGATGTTGCCTTAAATATAGTGCTTGAACTAAGCCGGGATTATCCTCTGACACTTGTAAATTCCCTAAACCCGTACAGGATAGAGGGGCAGAAAACCGCGGCTTTTGAAATATGCGATGTTTTAGGGAAAGCACCTGATTACCAGTTCATGCCCGTGGGGAATGCCGGCAATATAACCGCCTACTGGAGAGGTTATAAAGAGTATAATGACAAAAAAAAATCCGGGCTTCCTAAAATGATGGGGTTTCAGGCTTCAGGTTCTGCCCCGATAGTATTAGGCCACCCCGTAGAAAAACCCGAGACGATAGCAACCGCGATACGTATAGGCAACCCTGCTTCATGGAAAAGTGCGGTAGCTGCACGGGATGAGTCCCGCGGCGTTATTGATATGGTCACTGACGAAGAGATAATAGAAGCATATAAATTGCTGGCAAATACCGAAGGAGTTTTTGCTGAGCCGGCATCAGCAGCCTCTGTTGCGGGTTTAATAAAGTGCATGAAAAAGCATATTTTTAAAAATACCGAAGATTTAAAAGTCACATGTATTTTAACAGGCCACGGTCTGAAAGACCCGGATAGGGCGATAAAATGCGCTGCAGAGCCAAAAAAGGTCAAAGCCGATATAAAACAGATACTTAAAGCAATAGGTATGTAA
- the thpR gene encoding RNA 2',3'-cyclic phosphodiesterase, whose product MRLFIALNIPEKLKEDILFLQSKFKKALADVKWVNKDKFHLTLKFLGETQQDALEDILGCISASIAGLKPFRAAFSGTGVFPNIHRPRVVWVGVNEGKEKLDLIAKELEENLEVLGYPKEKRVFTSHLTLGRFKSEKNKAGLIKLVTENEKAKAEIGSFEVKSIDLMQSILHPEGPEYKCIKSICI is encoded by the coding sequence ATGAGGTTATTTATTGCCCTAAATATACCTGAAAAGCTCAAAGAGGACATTTTATTTCTGCAAAGCAAGTTCAAAAAAGCTCTGGCAGATGTTAAATGGGTAAATAAAGATAAATTTCATCTTACCCTTAAGTTCTTGGGCGAAACACAGCAAGACGCTCTAGAAGATATATTAGGGTGTATTTCAGCAAGTATCGCAGGCTTAAAGCCTTTTAGGGCAGCGTTTTCCGGGACAGGGGTTTTTCCGAATATTCACCGTCCCAGGGTTGTGTGGGTTGGGGTAAACGAAGGGAAAGAGAAGCTTGATTTAATAGCGAAAGAACTTGAAGAAAACCTGGAAGTTTTGGGTTACCCTAAAGAAAAAAGGGTTTTTACATCGCATTTAACTCTGGGAAGATTCAAATCGGAAAAAAATAAAGCGGGTTTAATTAAACTGGTCACTGAAAACGAAAAAGCAAAAGCAGAAATAGGTTCGTTTGAAGTCAAAAGTATAGACTTGATGCAAAGCATACTTCATCCTGAAGGGCCGGAATATAAATGTATAAAATCAATCTGCATTTAG
- the ruvX gene encoding Holliday junction resolvase RuvX codes for MRLLGIDYGTKRIGLALSDPLGITVQPLLVISRKSLKDDIEKIKDIVLNKEVDKIILGLPMNMNDTPGILCKEIKDFANRLSQEIKIAVEFCDERLTSHEADNILINEAKLSNDKRKQIKDKIAACIILQTYLDRRNQKQK; via the coding sequence ATGAGATTGCTCGGTATTGATTATGGGACAAAAAGAATCGGGCTTGCCTTAAGTGACCCTCTTGGAATAACTGTCCAGCCTCTTCTGGTAATAAGCAGAAAATCCCTGAAAGATGACATAGAAAAAATAAAAGATATTGTTTTAAATAAAGAAGTTGATAAAATAATCCTTGGTTTGCCGATGAACATGAATGATACACCCGGTATACTGTGCAAAGAGATAAAGGATTTTGCAAACAGACTATCTCAGGAAATAAAGATAGCTGTAGAGTTTTGTGATGAGAGGCTTACTTCGCATGAAGCAGACAATATCTTGATAAATGAAGCAAAACTTTCAAATGATAAGCGAAAACAAATCAAAGACAAGATAGCAGCCTGCATTATCCTTCAAACATATCTGGACAGGCGCAATCAAAAACAAAAATGA
- a CDS encoding glycosyltransferase family 39 protein codes for MTGLKKYLYPFLLLIVFGVTILAVSPKGNFPLNDDWVYSYSVRHLFDKGIIKLSDWVAPSIVFHVYWGWLWCKIFGKFDFQILRLSTIVLSCIGILFFYFILDKISNNKKLSFLGALTLLFNPLWFILSLTFMTDVTYLAISFISIYFYYSSISENKEEFFIIGSMFAAFAYLIRQLGILLPFSVILYLFLIKSINLKKLIKISLIPIITAIAHRYWLQNIHGLTWAYKTGQDLMLGFDQFIPRILGSTVYLGLFVLPFSIAIILSNKNNSSNNKMGIGKQSVLLLSALFMLLFVLSHGAFPYFENAINKYGLGTVTAHNMSYKSQGIFAYDWFWNILTFAGIVSFLSFLYNVMKNIRSTQKSTFFICIFLVQFIVSALRYKFFDRYTMLLMPFGIIPYIELYKNSKINITACSCILGLICIYTVVGSKDYFSWNRAKWQAGEMLVKQGFAYNEIANGFDWDGWYTFEKNMNVLKTQKAEKNITEWEWQKLNPYRVLVSFKPPDDPGKLALKVNYKTPLKNGDNYIYAWKIY; via the coding sequence ATGACGGGTTTAAAAAAGTATTTATACCCTTTCTTATTGCTCATTGTTTTTGGAGTGACGATACTTGCAGTTTCTCCAAAGGGCAATTTCCCTTTAAATGACGACTGGGTATATTCTTATTCTGTAAGGCACTTGTTTGATAAGGGGATCATTAAACTCTCGGATTGGGTTGCGCCCAGCATAGTCTTTCACGTCTATTGGGGCTGGCTCTGGTGCAAGATCTTCGGGAAATTTGATTTTCAGATTTTAAGGTTGTCTACCATAGTTTTAAGCTGTATCGGCATCCTGTTTTTTTACTTTATTTTGGATAAAATCAGCAACAATAAAAAACTCTCATTCCTCGGAGCCTTAACCCTTCTTTTTAATCCGCTCTGGTTTATACTTTCTTTGACTTTTATGACCGATGTTACTTATTTGGCTATTAGTTTTATAAGTATATACTTTTATTATTCAAGCATTTCCGAAAATAAAGAAGAGTTCTTTATTATCGGATCTATGTTTGCAGCGTTTGCATACTTAATAAGGCAGCTCGGTATTTTATTACCCTTTTCAGTAATCTTATATTTATTTTTAATTAAGAGCATTAATTTAAAAAAACTTATCAAGATATCTTTAATACCGATAATTACTGCAATAGCTCACAGATACTGGCTTCAAAATATACATGGGCTGACCTGGGCCTATAAAACCGGGCAGGACCTGATGTTAGGGTTTGACCAGTTCATCCCTAGGATATTAGGGTCAACGGTATATTTGGGGCTTTTCGTTCTACCTTTTTCAATTGCAATAATTTTATCAAACAAAAACAATTCATCCAATAATAAAATGGGGATCGGAAAACAGTCAGTCTTATTGCTTAGCGCACTTTTTATGCTGTTATTTGTCTTGTCACACGGGGCGTTCCCCTATTTTGAAAATGCAATAAACAAGTATGGGTTGGGGACTGTTACCGCCCACAACATGTCATATAAATCGCAGGGTATTTTTGCGTATGATTGGTTTTGGAACATTTTAACCTTCGCCGGCATCGTGTCTTTTTTATCATTTTTGTATAATGTAATGAAGAATATCAGATCAACCCAAAAATCAACGTTCTTTATTTGCATTTTCCTTGTACAATTCATTGTTTCTGCCTTAAGATACAAGTTTTTTGACAGGTATACGATGTTACTAATGCCTTTCGGGATTATACCGTATATAGAGCTTTATAAAAATAGCAAAATAAACATTACCGCCTGCTCCTGTATTTTAGGGTTAATTTGTATTTATACAGTTGTTGGTTCAAAAGATTATTTCTCCTGGAACAGGGCAAAATGGCAGGCAGGGGAAATGCTTGTAAAGCAGGGTTTTGCCTATAACGAAATAGCAAATGGTTTTGATTGGGACGGCTGGTATACCTTTGAAAAAAACATGAACGTTCTTAAAACTCAAAAGGCTGAAAAGAACATAACTGAGTGGGAATGGCAAAAACTTAATCCGTACCGGGTCCTAGTATCCTTCAAACCCCCTGATGACCCGGGAAAACTGGCCTTAAAGGTTAATTATAAAACCCCCTTAAAAAATGGAGATAACTATATTTATGCATGGAAGATTTATTAA
- a CDS encoding DUF3467 domain-containing protein yields MEEVKKPEIKIEIDENTAQGVYTNLAMIGHSEDEFILDFIFLQPQNPKAKVRSRIVTSPGHAKRFLAALKDNITKYEARFGEIKVSVQQEADKNPGFYH; encoded by the coding sequence ATGGAAGAAGTCAAAAAACCTGAAATAAAAATCGAGATTGATGAAAATACGGCTCAAGGTGTATATACGAACCTTGCGATGATAGGGCATTCCGAAGATGAGTTTATATTAGATTTCATATTTCTACAGCCTCAGAATCCTAAGGCAAAGGTCAGGTCAAGGATAGTTACTTCGCCCGGGCATGCAAAAAGGTTTTTGGCTGCGCTAAAAGATAATATAACCAAGTATGAAGCCCGTTTCGGCGAAATAAAGGTAAGCGTTCAGCAGGAAGCCGATAAAAACCCGGGTTTTTACCATTAA
- the mltG gene encoding endolytic transglycosylase MltG, which translates to MHGRFIKYLLLSLAVLYIIGSLTWWMKLSSKPVLVYIPPGSSAYDISIKLKQAGVINSSKMFLLTAKITRSIKQLKSGTYEISPRDSIFKVIAMLEKGKSKYIKVTIPEGFTCRQIADKLSELGIADKDKFIKLTKDENLEGYLFPETYYLERNIPEQKLVNKMLEQFNVHFSSDMRKRANSMKYMNEKNIIILASIIEKEAALEAERPVISAVFHNRLKKYMYLESCATVLYAMGIHKDKLTYDDLKIDSPYNTYKHYGLPPGPICNPGLGSINAALYPADSTDLYFVARGSGTHSFSVGYKEHLKEKRKAKKHGK; encoded by the coding sequence ATGCATGGAAGATTTATTAAATACCTGCTCTTAAGCCTGGCAGTGCTTTATATAATTGGAAGCCTCACCTGGTGGATGAAATTGTCTTCTAAACCTGTCCTGGTCTATATTCCGCCCGGATCATCAGCTTACGACATTTCAATAAAACTAAAACAAGCCGGAGTTATTAATTCTTCAAAGATGTTTCTTTTAACCGCAAAAATAACCCGCAGCATAAAACAGTTAAAATCAGGGACCTATGAGATATCTCCCAGGGACAGTATTTTCAAGGTTATAGCTATGCTTGAGAAAGGAAAATCAAAATATATTAAAGTAACGATACCTGAGGGGTTTACGTGTAGGCAGATCGCCGATAAGCTTTCAGAACTTGGCATAGCAGATAAAGATAAATTTATTAAACTCACGAAAGATGAGAACCTGGAAGGTTATTTATTTCCGGAAACATATTATCTTGAACGTAATATTCCCGAGCAAAAATTGGTCAATAAAATGCTTGAACAATTCAACGTTCATTTTAGCAGTGATATGAGAAAGCGCGCAAACAGCATGAAATACATGAATGAAAAAAACATTATAATACTGGCCTCTATAATAGAAAAAGAGGCTGCGCTTGAAGCCGAGAGGCCGGTCATTTCCGCTGTTTTCCATAACCGCCTAAAAAAATATATGTACCTGGAATCCTGCGCGACTGTCCTATATGCCATGGGGATACACAAAGATAAACTTACCTATGATGACCTAAAAATAGATTCGCCTTATAATACGTACAAGCATTACGGGCTCCCCCCAGGCCCGATCTGCAACCCCGGCCTAGGTTCGATAAATGCGGCTTTATACCCTGCAGATTCAACGGACCTGTATTTTGTAGCAAGAGGATCGGGAACTCATTCTTTTTCGGTAGGCTATAAAGAACATCTTAAAGAGAAGAGAAAAGCAAAAAAACACGGAAAATGA
- a CDS encoding competence/damage-inducible protein A yields the protein MKTELISIGSELLSGKINTNVSYLGEKLGSIGLGLAYETSVGDKIEDISAVFENAIKRSQIIIATGGLGPTFDDLTREAVSRVLDRPLTLKRELLSSIARYFLERKIEMPKNNERQAYIIEGAEVIPNLLGTAPGQILAFEKNKSKKIIILLPGPPKEIQPMFEKTVFPFLKKYETGFRKKFTLHLCGLAESEVDEKIAPIIEAETKLEAGRDSGVEFSILAHQMIIDIGVVVSGKNEMLVEETLTNLKNEFYDILGINIFGEDKKNLESVVGELLSKNKKSLALAESCTGGVVSHRITNIAGSSLYFKEGVVAYSNDSKVKILGVNKETIEKYGAVSAQVAVEMAEGIRSISLADYTLSVTGLAGPGGGTQEKPVGLVYIGLCGPTIKEAYKYQFSGNRVEVRQRTANQALDLLRRQLLSDSGLKVKTGL from the coding sequence GTGAAAACAGAATTGATATCTATCGGCTCAGAGCTTCTAAGCGGAAAGATAAATACCAACGTGAGTTATCTGGGAGAGAAACTCGGCTCCATTGGACTGGGTCTTGCCTACGAAACTTCTGTAGGGGATAAAATAGAAGACATTTCAGCTGTATTTGAAAATGCGATAAAAAGAAGCCAGATAATTATTGCAACAGGCGGGCTTGGCCCTACTTTTGACGATCTGACCAGGGAAGCTGTTTCCAGGGTCTTAGACAGGCCCCTTACTTTAAAAAGAGAGCTATTAAGTTCCATAGCCAGGTATTTTCTGGAAAGAAAAATAGAAATGCCGAAAAACAATGAACGCCAGGCTTATATTATTGAAGGAGCGGAAGTTATCCCGAATTTGCTGGGGACAGCACCGGGGCAGATCCTGGCGTTTGAAAAAAACAAAAGCAAAAAGATAATAATACTGCTTCCCGGCCCTCCAAAAGAAATCCAGCCTATGTTTGAAAAAACGGTATTTCCGTTCCTTAAAAAATATGAAACCGGGTTTAGAAAAAAGTTTACATTGCACCTGTGCGGGCTGGCTGAATCAGAAGTTGATGAGAAGATAGCACCCATAATAGAAGCTGAAACAAAGCTTGAGGCAGGCCGGGACAGCGGGGTAGAGTTCTCGATACTTGCTCATCAGATGATCATAGATATAGGAGTTGTAGTTTCAGGAAAAAATGAAATGCTTGTAGAAGAGACGCTCACTAATCTGAAAAATGAATTTTATGATATTTTAGGCATAAATATTTTCGGAGAAGACAAAAAAAACCTTGAAAGCGTAGTGGGCGAACTCTTAAGCAAAAATAAAAAATCTCTTGCCCTAGCGGAATCCTGCACCGGAGGAGTAGTGTCGCACAGGATAACGAATATTGCAGGCAGTTCGCTTTATTTCAAAGAAGGGGTTGTTGCCTATTCCAACGATTCAAAAGTAAAGATACTGGGTGTTAATAAGGAAACAATAGAGAAATACGGCGCGGTATCGGCCCAGGTTGCAGTTGAAATGGCTGAAGGCATAAGAAGCATCTCTTTAGCGGATTACACGCTTTCCGTAACAGGCTTAGCGGGTCCGGGCGGCGGCACGCAGGAAAAACCTGTGGGTCTAGTTTATATAGGTTTATGCGGGCCCACTATCAAGGAAGCGTACAAATATCAGTTTAGCGGAAACAGGGTCGAAGTAAGACAGCGTACGGCAAATCAGGCTTTGGATCTGTTGAGAAGGCAACTGTTAAGCGATTCAGGCTTGAAGGTTAAAACGGGTTTATAG